One Hydractinia symbiolongicarpus strain clone_291-10 chromosome 7, HSymV2.1, whole genome shotgun sequence genomic window, TGAAATCTCATATTGTTATCCAGCAtgttttgtaaaagaaaaagcgCGTAGATTCTTCGTCGTAAGCTATGCTACCTTGATCTTTGAcatccgcaaaaattaatttcgtgGATGTTGTAAAGGTCTAGTCATCTGCAAAATTATTCCTCAAACTGAAGCAAATAATTTGTTTAGCTAAAGTGGCTGATTGTCTGTTGTGTTGACTTAAAAACTAACTTAGAAATAGACTAACAACGACTTAAAATGCTTGAGTTAATAGACACTGGCCCAAGTTGCAAAATTTAATGTATTAGTTCGTTCAATTCATATAGTCCTGCTCGTCTAAATCTTGTAAAAGTTGGCAGCTAGCCGCATCTTTAAATCCGAGTATTTCTTTCAGCGTCaccaacacaaaagaaaactgATTTTGTTATTGATTCGTTTGTGTTAAGTACGAGACACATTTTAGCAGCATCAACAATTAACGGATGCTATTAGTCAGAGAAAAATTTCAAACGTCTTAATATAATATTACTAATAAATTATAACAatgtacatttttttctttgagttGGAGTATGAGTTGTTTTCAAAACATGTAACCCAGCTCTAGCCACTTCCTCAAATACTTCATTTACACCTTGTTGCGTCAATGCAGAACATTCTAAATACTTCACAGCTCCTATTTTTTTCGCTAGTTCTATCCCTTCTTCTGTTGTAATTATTTTTCTCCCTTCTTTTTCATGTTTCTCAGCATACTCTTTATCGTCCCGTGTATCAAGTTTTGTACCAACTAACACGATAGCTGCAGTAGGACGATATCTTTTAAGTTCTGGATGCCATTTCGTACGCACGTGTTCATATGATGTTTGATCTGATAgtgaaaaacatcaaaaacacatcctagataaaaaaaattgctgaaaatatTATTAAAGTTTGAAAGCTATTGCCTTGCAATGGTTCTTGTTAAGCTAAATCATAGAGATATATCTATGACTAAATCAAGACATGAAGTAATAACAAAGAATAAATAAGTATTACATTACTTACTGTTTCAGGATAAATTAGAGGTCTCAATCTTTCTTCGTCCTCTGGAAATTATCAAACATATAATTTTATATGAGGCTACATCTTGTGGTTACATGGCAATAAACTGCGAGGGTGTTTAACAAACAAATCATACCGAAATGATTAGCAGCTTCCATCAAACCAACACGTGCCGATTCTTCACTGTCTTTTAGTTCCACATCCACCGCGTAATTATCCATGCTTAAAGGTCGttggaaaatttagattagCTATAGAGTTATGGAATTTTTTAGACATGTTTGGATGaaagtttatgaaaaaaaagttaaaaaaattgttaaaaacacaacaaaaacaacaatgctTAAGACTTTTTAATAAGTATCAAAAACTTATCTGTGATACTTAAGGTTATTACTAATTTTCTAAGATAAGATACTTACATGGAGGGAATATATTCGGTTGGAaactttttatgtaaatatgttATAAGCAAGGCCGTTCTTCCAACGCATCTAAAAAGACAAAtacatttttacatttatttctGTATTGTGAAATATATAAGAAACAATAATACGAAGCTTTAAAAATAAACCACATggccaaaagtttaaaaacactaAATCATGCAGTTGTAAATTTTTAATCGCAATAATTTGTGAAGTAACAAATCTGAGTTAAATAAGTTTTTGGAAAGATTACATGGtcaacgcttttttataagaacgtctTAAATTTCAGCTAAATGTGCTTATTTTTAACACTCAATTAGCCTCTATATTCTTATGTTCTTGAAAAAATTAGACACATATCCTCAGATTTACAAATAATGATGAATATTTTTAGGTTTGAAAGTAATATATGGCGATGAATTTCTGTTATTCGAAAAACATACATAATAGTACATAGAAAGATATAactgttttaaaattattcttccttattctacactttcttattattaacatccataaaaaattttaggtgcataCGTTACTAATAATTTCTCACACAAAATCTTAGCCACAACGTTCTTATATACTAGGTTCTTATGAAGAAAGAACAGGAGGGTAATTACTTACAAATCCGCAACAACTACACATTTTATGTTGTTGCTCATCTTTTTAAGTTCTAACCATTACTTTTCTTTTAcactataaatataaatataaatataaatataaatatagttaaaacatgtgaattaattaattaattagtttACGACTTTGCCCCAACTTGAAAAAGATAATTTTCTGTAAATTAAAGATattctaataatttttaaattatatatatttttttatcacacaACACACGATAGACTAATTTTTAATGATTAGATCACCTTTGTTGTTGTCTTATTATTTACAATGGCTAAACTTTTGCTGACCTTTATTTTCCATATGCTTGTCTAAgcgtaattttaataatttgcaaAGGCTGGCAAAAAGTAACATAATATAACAATTCAAAAAATTCATATATAACTTTTTCTCCTTTTCCTTCCACTACAATGGCCAAtaggcaaattttttttatgattagATCAGATTCTTCCTAAAATCCGATATCTATATTGttataaagcatatttttacaaaatgaaaAGCGCGCAGGTTCTTCATCGAAACCTTTATTTCCATGATCTTTAACATCTGCATAAATTAATTCCGCAGATGTTGAAAAAATCTTGtcaatcgcgaaaatatttTCCTTAAAGTGAAGCAAATGATTTGTTTAGCTAAAGTGGTTGATGGTCTACTGTGCCAACTTAAAACTAACTTAGAAATGGATTAACAATGACTTGAAATGGTTGAGTTAATTGTCTTTTAGGTAATGTTGAGACAAATTATAACAATGTACACTTCTTCTTTGGAGTATGAGTTGTTTTCAAAACAAGTAACCCAGTTCTAGCTACTTCCTCAAATACTTCATTTACACCTTGTTGCGTCAATGCAGAACATTCTAAATACTTCACAGCTCCTATTTTTTTTGCTAGTTCTATTCCTTCTTCTGTTGTAATTATTTTTCTCCCTTCTTTTTCATGTTTCTCAGCATACTCCTTATCGTTTTGTGTATCAAGTTTTGTACCAACTAATATGATAGCTGCGGTAGGACGATATCTTTTAAGTTCTGGATGCCATTTTGTACGCACGTGTTCATAAGATGTTCGATCTGATAGTGAAAAACATACCAAAAACacatcttatataaaaaaattgctggAGGTAACAATAAAATTTGAAAGCTGATGCCTTGCCGTAGTTCATGTTAACATgaaattataacaaaatattAATGTATCACATCACTCACTGTTTGAGGATAAATTAGAGGTCTCAGTCTCTCTTCCTCCTCTGAATATATGAAACATATAATTTTATATAAGGTTACATCTTGGTAGTTACATGGGCAATCGGTTGCGAGGGTGCTTAACAAGAAAATCATACCAAAATGATTAGCAGCTTCCATCAAACCAACACGTGCCGATTCTCCACTCTCTTTTAGTTCCACATCCACCACATAATTATCGAAGCTGAAAGATTATTGTAAAATGGGAAATTTAGATTATAAAGTTATGGAATTTATTAGACATGTTTGGATTTTAccgaaaaaaaaggttaaaaaattgttaaaaattgttttaagataaaatACCTACACAGTGGGAATATATTCGGTTGGAAACTGTTTAGTTACATACGTTATAAGCAAAGTAGTTCTTCCAACGTGTCTAGAAagacaaatatctttttacatTAATTTCTAATATGACACAAAAATACGAACCCtttctttaaagattttttataagaacgccCAAAATTGCAGCTAAATGTGCTTATGTGTTTTACACTACATTAGCCTATATATTCTTACCCCCCTATATTCttatgttcttaaaaaaaattggaaaatataTCGTCATGTTTACAAgtaatgataaatatttttaggtttGGTAGTAATATATGGTGATGAAATTCTCTTATTTGAAAAACATACATGACAGTACATAGGAAGTTATAACtgctataaaataatttttcgttATTCTagactttttattattattatccataaaaataatttcggcAGAATACGTTTCTTATACCTCCTTAATTAAGCAAAATCTCAACCCTAAATTTCTTATATACTAGGTTCTTATTATCAAAGGTATACTACTTATACTTACCTATCGGCAACAACTACACATTTTATGTCATTGCTCATCTTTTTAAGTTCTAACCTTTACTTTTCATTtagaatataaatataaagataATTAAAAGAAGTAAATTGATTAATTAATTAGTTTACAACTTTGTCCTAACTTAAAAAAGATGATATCCCGGAAACTAAAAGTattctaatattttttaaatcttatatatatatatacacaacatTTTTATCACACAACACACGATAGGCTAATTTTTTAAGGATTagatcagcttttttgttgtcttatTATTTACAATGGCTAAAACCTTGCTGACCTTTATTTTCCAAATGCTTGTCTaagcgtaattttaaaaatttgcaaagACTGGCAAAAAATAACATAATATGGCAATTCAAAAAAGGTGCATATAACTTTTTCTCCTTTTCTACTACTCTACAGTGACCAATAGGCAAATTTTAATGGTTAAATCAgctttttcctgttttttccTTGTTCATTAAGCAAAAAAACATCGTTTTTTATAGtaatttctaaatattttgACAGTAAAGAGAATTTCTAAGAGATAAGGACTCACCTTGACAAAAGCTCGGGGTTGAGTATAATACTTATTTCAGAGAAAAAGTATAACCTTAACAATTTTAATAATAGTCTAAGACCCCACTAAAATAGCAAAAGGTCTGAACTTCCTTCTGTCACCTTTAAAAGTTGATTATGCTGATTACATAGtatcgtttaaaaaaaatcattgtaaTGTTAAGAGTATGGAAATGATATCGAAGACGAGGAATTTGCGCCATAACATCATTTTAGAATTATAATACCTCAAGAAACCGAAGAATTTGAGCGATGAAGAACTAGAAGCGGTGGTTTCGTTCCATAACCTCGATATTGTCATTTAAAAGTCTCACAAAAGAAATTCGGTTGTACTTGTAGATAAAGTAGTTTATGTCAACAAAACTGTTGGTAATCTAAGTAACACTCCTAAATAGATTAGAGTTAAAATATGTTTGCCCTTCAACTGCAATTTCATATATTAAGTTTTATTCACGTTCCATGCTTCGGTCCACAGCCCGggaatgtttagcaagtgtctttatgACTACTATTTATGTTATATGTACTTATGTATGCATTCAAAACACAGGACCGATATTGACAACACTGTATCCAGCACAAAAGTGATTGACCTGCAGGAGCTCAGGAATTTATTCTGAACTTGttgctttatttttatacaGGGACGTCAGCACAAAAAAAAGTACGAAAAAACAATAACACTAATTGATTTTTTGTAACAACACACCACAATGCGTTCATGCTGTAGCATATTTGGATAAGTGATAAAATGGTGTAAAAATCAGAGAAGAATTTCACACTTTCAGATTACATTAATGTACACGTTTTGTTTATCGTAGTTGTAGTCAAAACACATATTTCAGTTTAagcaacttcttttattacttCTTCGACATCTTGTTGATTTTTAGAAGAACACTACACATATTTTACTGCTTCTATCTCCTTTGCTAGCTGTATCCCTTTCTTAGTTGTAATTAGTTGATTGCCTTCCTCATATTGCTTATGTATTCTTTATCGTTCCATTTATCACGTTTTGTAACAACTAAAATTAGTAGATAATTGTATTATATGCGGTGTTTTACAACAATATCGTGAATCCAAGTATCATTTAGGGATAATCTCTTTAACATTGTCGGATAACTTATTTAGCTGAAAATATTACGAGCAGACAGGCGTGTCACGGATTGTTTCGAATTTTGTCATGcattaaatattcaaattaaGTTGAATACACGCTTCTCTAATAAGCAACATAAAGTTCTCCAGAAAACGAACAAAATGAGCATGATTATGCGTTCAGATATTTTTGCCCCTTGcattaaaacaataataaatagtTATTATGttctgattttttttagttataaaaCAGGGAACTATTTGTTACTGcgaaattttaagaaaagtaCTAATCCAAGGAGGCTTGGAAAGATATTTCTAGGCAATCTCCATGCTTTAAAACGCAAATTTTCTACGTTGTCGCGTCACGGAGAATATAATATAAACACGCAACTTTTCAACATAAGTAATTGTTACCCACCTTCCACAGTTCAAAAACGTGTCGAGACACAAAATATCCAAGAAAAGCCTAAAGGTAAGTAACAGGGCTGAAGAAAGATAGTATTATCATACCCCCCTCCTTCCGAGCAAAGTGGCATCATTTAGTTTCAACAATACGTTGAACTAACGCTTCAGTATAAATATATAAGACACAAGTAATAGTATATGTCCACAAGTATCAGCTACTTCGGCTAtcatttcaaaacaacacacatCTTTTGATTCTTAGAGTTTTCCTAAAATGCGATGCCACCAGGGCTAGTTCTTCAAATAATTCTTTTACACCTTGTTGCGTTAATGCCGAACATTCTAAATCTTTCACAgcttctatttctttagctaaTTGTATTCCTTCTTCTACTGTGACCAGCTTATTTTGTTCAATGTATTCTTTATCGTTTCGTGTATCAAGTTTTGTACCAACTAAAATGATGCTGCATTAGGACGATACGATTTTATTTCTGGCCGCCATTTTGTACGCACGTATTCATATGATGTTCGATCTGATAGTGAAAAACATACCAGAACCACATCCTAAATAAAGTTTGACATAGCTGTATATATTCTGCTTAGGCAACTCTCAGAATTTTAGACCCCATTCTTACTTCACCAGtggagaaaaaacaaaacaaaaaatcagttGAAGATTTAACAAGGTTATGACACCAAAACAGATGTTACTTCCATATTTTAACTGTTAGGCTCAATGTTACATTAGCCAGatacttaaatttttataagaatatggttTATAACAGTAAAGCTGGAATTTAGGATTAAAAACATTAgatctattgtttagaacaatagagaaataaaaataataactagCATGGTTAGAATTTTggcatttttataaaagaaaagcgTGCACTAACGTCGAGAGGGAATTAGTGATTATAACTGTATAACATTCAATGTTGACAAACCGAAAACTTACTAACCATTTAAAAcagctaaaaattaaaacactcaTATATAAATGTACTAAGATAAACAAACAAGGTAACAAGCGACTTGCATGCAAAACCGATCGCCATCTTGAATAAGAGGACTCGTGTAAAGCGCAGACAGGGTAATTTTGACGTTATTAAGTTGATTGTCAATAAAATGATCGACATTTTAACAGGGCACTTTtagaaaaatgaaatgaaaacgGGTGGTAAGctttgaaaaacaacaacaagaaattaatgttaaaattaacaataaaaattatagtACTTACTGTTTCGGGGTAAATAAGGTCTTAATCGATCGCGTTCTTCTGTGCCTgaatgataaataaaaaaataaatcctgcacagattataaaataaaaatcttatgCAGAGTAATAACATACCATTGCCACTAAGCGCATCCATCAAAGCAACAGCAACTGACTTTCCATCACCTTCATACTTCAAATCCATGGGATGCATATCGAAACTTTGATAATAAAGAAAGGCTATACCTATAATACCTGTTAAAACCATGCATTTATGAAATTGAAAAAAGAGCCGATCCAGCATACTTACATGGTAGGGACATATTGAGTTAGAAATTTCTCAGTTACAAACGTCATAAGCAAGGAAGTTCTTCCAACACCTCTAGAAATAAAGCGCCGTAATATATACAATTATTTGAATCTTTTTTACGCTACAAAATGTT contains:
- the LOC130648586 gene encoding ras-related C3 botulinum toxin substrate 1-like, producing FSLSDQTSYEHVRTKWHPELKRYRPTAAIVLVGTKLDTRDDKEYAEKHEKEGRKIITTEEGIELAKKIGAVKYLECSALTQQGVNEVFEEVARAGLHVLKTTHTPTQRKKCTLL
- the LOC130649605 gene encoding cdc42 homolog isoform X2 → MSNDIKCVVVADRHVGRTTLLITYVTKQFPTEYIPTVFDNYVVDVELKESGESARVGLMEAANHFGMIFLLSTLATDCPCNYQDVTLYKIICFIYSEEEERLRPLIYPQTIEHLMNTCVQNGIQNLKDIVLPQLSY
- the LOC130649605 gene encoding cdc42 homolog isoform X1 is translated as MSNDIKCVVVADRHVGRTTLLITYVTKQFPTEYIPTVFDNYVVDVELKESGESARVGLMEAANHFGMIFLLSTLATDCPCNYQDVTLYKIICFIYSEEEERLRPLIYPQTMCFWYVFHYQIEHLMNTCVQNGIQNLKDIVLPQLSY
- the LOC130649605 gene encoding cdc42 homolog isoform X3: MSNDIKCVVVADRHVGRTTLLITYVTKQFPTEYIPTVFDNYVVDVELKESGESARVGLMEAANHFEEEERLRPLIYPQTMCFWYVFHYQIEHLMNTCVQNGIQNLKDIVLPQLSY
- the LOC130649605 gene encoding cdc42 homolog isoform X4; protein product: MSNDIKCVVVADRHVGRTTLLITYVTKQFPTEYIPTVFDNYVVDVELKESGESARVGLMEAANHFEEEERLRPLIYPQTIEHLMNTCVQNGIQNLKDIVLPQLSY